In one Bacillota bacterium genomic region, the following are encoded:
- a CDS encoding GntR family transcriptional regulator: MSKKSSNSDLKDKIYEDLKEGIISLRYKPGEILSEDHLKEEYGVSRTPIREALIKLQSENLVNIIPRGITCVSQIDINSFKEVLEVKTYLLDIVICISIEKMNEELKQKLRELVSNKEIYMKVTDIPGLMRINDRYNKVLVDSCMNNELREIMTNINSKTLRYFNYFLHQVNDQTIEKFKLLTYNIHLKIYQCIEEKAIDKVKDILEDHYHKTLSIIRESII, translated from the coding sequence ATGAGTAAAAAGAGCAGCAATTCTGATTTGAAGGATAAAATTTATGAAGACTTAAAAGAAGGGATAATAAGCCTGCGTTATAAACCCGGAGAAATATTGTCTGAAGACCACTTGAAAGAGGAGTACGGGGTGAGCAGAACACCCATTAGGGAAGCCTTGATAAAACTACAGTCTGAAAACCTAGTAAACATTATACCAAGAGGCATCACCTGTGTCTCTCAAATCGATATCAACAGCTTTAAAGAGGTATTGGAAGTTAAAACATACTTACTTGATATAGTCATTTGCATATCCATAGAAAAAATGAATGAAGAACTGAAGCAAAAGCTTAGAGAATTGGTAAGCAACAAAGAAATATATATGAAGGTCACTGATATTCCCGGCCTTATGCGGATTAACGACAGGTATAATAAGGTTTTAGTGGATTCCTGTATGAATAACGAGCTTAGGGAGATAATGACAAATATTAATTCGAAGACTTTGAGGTACTTCAATTACTTCTTACACCAGGTAAATGACCAGACAATCGAAAAATTCAAATTGTTAACATATAATATACATTTGAAGATTTATCAGTGTATTGAAGAAAAAGCCATAGATAAGGTGAAAGACATTCTGGAAGACCACTATCACAAGACCCTTTCGATTATCAGGGAATCTATTATTTAA
- a CDS encoding D-aminoacylase gives MKRFDLLIKNVKVIDGTGNPWYKSDVGIADGKIDYIGSIKDAEAATVIDGQDFVLSPGFIDEHAHSDLYMFNDSSIYPKIAQGITTDVSGNCGISCAPVSNEHFEYLKKYMSGLGAGINPPENWKDFTTFENYLNEINKLKLGPNVAFYVGQGTIRIAVMGFENRRATKEEMRRMKDLVREAMESGAVGMSTGLIYPPGVYTPKDELVELCKVVAEYGGVYASHIRNESYDVLNAVSEAIDIGRQAGTPVIISHHKVAGKRNWGKSVETLELIDRANREGIEVSLDQYPYKAGSSGLNATIPPEFHEGGTEKLVERLKDTDIRTKIKDIILDPERQWENMVLNCGFDGILVLTAKGAPDAEGKTVLEYAENEGMDVFDALFDILVATEGSASAAYFMMDDSDIEWIMQHPYTMVGTDGNLIVSGVSRHPRCIGTFPKVLGRYVREKKVLRLEEAIRKMTSLPSLKAGLKTKGLVKEGFDADLVIFNPDTVIDRADYVKPYLKNQGMEYVIVNGKIAVRCNKYTGAVSGKVIRVSR, from the coding sequence ATGAAAAGATTTGACCTTCTGATTAAGAATGTAAAGGTAATAGACGGTACGGGTAATCCGTGGTACAAATCGGATGTAGGTATTGCAGATGGAAAGATTGATTATATAGGCAGCATAAAAGATGCAGAAGCTGCTACGGTAATTGACGGTCAGGACTTCGTGCTGTCGCCGGGGTTTATTGACGAGCATGCCCATTCGGATTTATATATGTTCAATGACAGCTCAATATATCCCAAAATAGCGCAGGGTATAACAACTGACGTTTCAGGCAACTGCGGAATTTCCTGTGCTCCTGTATCGAATGAGCATTTCGAATATTTAAAGAAGTATATGTCAGGTCTGGGGGCAGGTATTAACCCGCCGGAAAACTGGAAAGATTTCACCACATTTGAAAATTACCTTAATGAAATTAATAAGTTAAAGCTCGGACCAAACGTAGCCTTTTACGTAGGTCAGGGGACTATACGTATAGCTGTTATGGGTTTTGAAAACCGCAGGGCAACAAAAGAAGAGATGCGGAGGATGAAGGATCTAGTAAGGGAAGCCATGGAAAGCGGTGCTGTCGGCATGTCCACAGGGCTTATATATCCCCCCGGTGTATACACCCCGAAGGATGAACTGGTTGAGCTCTGCAAAGTTGTGGCTGAGTACGGAGGGGTTTATGCAAGCCACATAAGGAATGAGTCCTACGATGTGTTGAATGCGGTTTCCGAGGCTATTGACATAGGGAGACAGGCAGGAACACCGGTAATAATATCCCACCACAAGGTTGCAGGAAAGAGAAACTGGGGTAAGTCTGTAGAGACACTGGAACTGATTGACCGTGCAAACCGGGAAGGTATAGAGGTATCCCTAGACCAGTACCCCTATAAAGCCGGGTCTTCCGGCCTGAATGCGACAATACCTCCGGAATTCCATGAAGGTGGAACCGAAAAGCTGGTTGAAAGACTTAAAGATACAGATATCCGTACCAAGATTAAGGATATAATATTGGACCCTGAGAGGCAGTGGGAAAATATGGTTCTTAACTGCGGGTTTGACGGTATACTGGTGCTTACTGCAAAGGGAGCCCCCGATGCCGAGGGTAAGACAGTACTGGAATATGCAGAGAATGAAGGTATGGATGTATTCGACGCGTTGTTCGACATACTGGTAGCAACGGAAGGGTCGGCTTCCGCAGCGTATTTCATGATGGATGACAGCGATATTGAGTGGATTATGCAGCATCCTTATACTATGGTAGGTACCGACGGTAACCTTATTGTTTCCGGCGTAAGCCGTCATCCGCGTTGTATAGGCACATTTCCCAAGGTGCTGGGAAGGTATGTGAGGGAAAAGAAAGTATTAAGGCTTGAAGAGGCCATAAGGAAGATGACCTCTCTCCCGTCTCTAAAAGCAGGATTGAAGACAAAGGGGCTGGTCAAAGAGGGGTTTGATGCAGACCTGGTTATATTCAATCCCGACACGGTAATTGATAGGGCCGATTATGTGAAGCCATATTTAAAAAACCAGGGCATGGAGTATGTAATTGTTAATGGTAAAATCGCTGTTCGATGCAATAAGTATACGGGCGCTGTTTCTGGTAAGGTTATCAGAGTTTCAAGGTAA